A genomic stretch from Silurus meridionalis isolate SWU-2019-XX chromosome 1, ASM1480568v1, whole genome shotgun sequence includes:
- the rprmb gene encoding protein reprimo B translates to MNWTAFNPTDAGFHGGSAQPFPACCTWTSSVTHSGSAHGGAHERGSLVPNMVQVAVMCVLALTVVFGIFFLGCNLLIKSVGMINFLVTDRRYSKDVEAVILES, encoded by the coding sequence ATGAATTGGACGGCGTTCAACCCCACGGACGCGGGTTTCCACGGCGGGAGCGCGCAGCCTTTCCCCGCGTGCTGCACCTGGACCTCGAGCGTCACGCACTCGGGTTCGGCGCATGGCGGTGCGCACGAGCGCGGCTCGCTCGTCCCCAACATGGTGCAGGTCGCCGTGATGTGCGTGCTCGCGCTCACCGTGGTCTTCGGCATCTTCTTTCTGGGCTGCAACCTGCTGATCAAATCCGTGGGAATGATCAACTTCCTCGTGACGGATCGAAGATATTCCAAAGACGTCGAGGCGGTGATCCTGGAGTCGTAG